Proteins from a single region of Ziziphus jujuba cultivar Dongzao chromosome 1, ASM3175591v1:
- the LOC107409632 gene encoding mediator-associated protein 2, translated as MEEGYIPPPEFQEDAKEPLIDLSLNDSTELWLIQWPKKHNPGFDGQEVTFKLHHDGKLASLKGSSDKEYDVVGFAAQEPNATVFAPSASGTKIVGKISRRVSLVRYPDPHEVEKINSGNWKQIYQNSAGISSRYPTPARSTATRSVLLQSANGRAASSRSSRHKSSLSEHGEPSKPANGKHVPGRTKSTNQSIQDSGRGHSTVTSSGSAQPSHQGKEKKRKKTED; from the exons ATGGAAGAAGGTTATATACCTCCGCCAGAATTCCAGGAAGATGCCAAGGAACCGCTTATAGATCTCAGTTTGAATGACTCTACAGAGCTGTGGCTCATTCAATGGCCTAAGAAGCAT AATCCGGGGTTTGATGGGCAAGAAGTAACATTCAAGCTTCATCACGATGGAAAGTTGGCAAGCTTAAAGGGTTCATCAG ATAAAGAATATGATGTTGTCGGTTTTGCGGCTCAAGAGCCAAATGCAACTGTTTTCGCACCTTCTGCATCTGGCACAAAAATTG TTGGGAAGATCTCACGGCGGGTTTCCCTTGTACGTTATCCAGACCCCCATGAAGTCGAAAAAATCAATTCTGGAAATTGGAAACAAATTTATCAGAACTCAGCTGGCATTTCGTCTCGTTATCCAACCCCTGCACGAAGTACTGCCACTCGAAGTGTTTTGCTCCAATCAGCAAATGGTCGAGCAGCCTCCTCCCGTAGCAGCAGACATAAAAGTTCTTTATCAGAACATGGAGAGCCATCAAAACCTGCAAATGGTAAACATGTTCCTGGACGGACCAAGTCCACAAACCAGTCTATTCAAGATTCAGGACGAGGTCACAGCACAGTTACTTCTTCGGGATCCGCACAGCCTTCTCACCAAGGgaaagagaagaagagaaagaaaactgAGGATTAA
- the LOC132800333 gene encoding uncharacterized serine-rich protein C215.13-like, which produces MASHSSSRTRSNRFSSSSPNSSSKTFASSSSSSFSSHSSAFYTRSSSPTRVRMYGLCFAPSSRSVRFAVDRPTSPGRSISMRKQSIGGGRNENGNGSRGVVSNQKKTCTCSPTTHRGSFRCSLHKTLRNNGGLHVHDHTEVSQHSSSRLNWRRSAMTNSLVRIGGVEGDLVRRALSALIRPSSHQQRRRAAFQPRPSRLSIMSKADDF; this is translated from the coding sequence ATGGCTTCGCATTCTTCGTCTAGAACCAGATCGAATAGGTTTTCGTCGTCCTCCCCAAATTCGTCCTCAAAAACCTTCGCGTCGTCGTCCAGCTCGAGTTTCTCCTCCCATTCTTCCGCCTTCTACACGCGCTCCTCCTCTCCCACACGTGTGAGAATGTACGGACTCTGTTTTGCCCCGTCGTCTCGGTCGGTGCGGTTCGCGGTCGATCGTCCTACATCTCCTGGTCGCTCGATCTCTATGAGGAAGCAGAGCATCGGCGGCGGCAGAAATGAAAATGGCAATGGCAGCCGCGGCGTGGTGTCCAACCAGAAGAAGACGTGCACGTGTTCGCCGACGACTCACCGTGGCTCGTTCCGATGCTCTCTGCACAAGACTTTGAGAAATAATGGAGGACTTCACGTCCACGATCATACGGAGGTGTCGCAGCATTCCAGTAGCAGATTGAACTGGAGGAGATCGGCGATGACAAATTCGCTGGTGAGGATCGGAGGAGTGGAAGGTGACTTGGTTAGGAGAGCTTTATCGGCACTGATTAGGCCGTCTTCTCACCAGCAGCGGCGGCGAGCCGCTTTTCAGCCAAGGCCAAGCCGGCTCTCCATCATGTCCAAAGCTGACGATTTCTGA
- the LOC132799250 gene encoding mediator of RNA polymerase II transcription subunit 15a-like isoform X1 yields the protein MDNNNWRPIQGGEPTMETSDWRTQLQPDSRQRIVNKIMDTLKKHLPFSGQEGLHELKKIAVRFEEKIYTAATSQSDYLRKISLKMLSMETKSQNTMASPLPSKPDPGSLGMQSHVHNQAQSLPMQMVANPSQPRQQLLSQNIQNSAGGQSSAGLSSALPPASSLAQPSVPSVVSQNPNMQNMPATSQNAVGNTMGQSVPSNMFARQMPGRQQVLPQQQQQQQQSQNQSQYIYQQQLHNPLLKQKFSQANIPQTMIQAHIQQQQQQQQQQNLLQPTQLQSSQQTVMQTSSAMQSSLSSLQPNQQPTKSMLQQHQQSILRQPQQPQQSSVVHQQQTSMAQQAILPPQQQQQQLMGQQPNATNMQQNHLIGQQNNVGDMQQQQRLQGQQNNLSNLQHQQQQQQQQQQQQQQQQQQFMAQQSNLSNMHQQQLGPQSSVTGLQQQQQLLGSQTGNSSMQTNQHSVHMLQQSKAPGQQQPQQSASTLLPTQGQQSQPQQSQQQLLSQIQSQAPQMQQQLGLQQQPNPLQRDMPQRLQPSGQGPGSLLQQQNVIDQQKQLYQSQRALPETSSTSLDSTAQTGHASGGDWKEEVYQKIKSLKDLYFADMNEMSQKIALKLQQHDSLQQPKTEQLEKLRLFKAMLDKSMAFLQLNKNSILIGHKDKLPLYEKQIVSFVSSNRPRKPASSLQQGQLPPPHIQSMLQPQSQINQVQAHENQINPQLPSMNVQSSVSTMQQNNISSLQQNSVSSLSGVSSTQQTMINSLQSNSNLDSGQGNSLNSMQQVGMGSMQQAPASAPQQANINVLSSQNGVNVLQPNMNSLQSTSGILQHQQLKQQQEILQSQQQLKQQFQHRQMQNQILQQKQQQLLQQQQQQQQQQQQQQQQQQQQQQQLQQQTKQQLTGQLPPHQQQMPQLHQVNDDLKMRQSLGVKSGVFPQHVSSGQRPSYPHQPLKSGSPFPIPSNQLLQAASPQILQHSSPQVDQQNLLTSLTKAGTPLQSANSPFVVPSPSTPLAPSPMPDPEKPMSGVSSLSNTGNIGQQQTANVGVTASSIAIGTPGISASPLLAEYSGPDGTHGNTLASVSGKSTITEQPLERLIKAVKSMSQKALCASVSDIGSVVCMTDRIAGSAPGNGSRAAVGEDLVALTLCRLQARNFITQDATNGTRKMRRYTSAMPLNVVSSAGSINDSFKQLNGSETSDLESTATSGVKRPRIEANHALLEEIREINQRLIDTVVDISDEDVDPSAAAAGAVEGGEGTIVKCSFSAVALSPNLKSQYASAQMSPIQPLRLLVPTNYPNCSPILLDKFPVEVSKEYEDISVKAKSRFSISLRSLSQPMSLGEIARTWDVCARAVISEHAQQSGGGSFSSKYGTWENCLSAA from the exons ATGGACAATAATAATTGGAGACCTATTCAAGGTGGAGAACCCACAATGGAAACAAGTGACTGGAGGACTCAGTTGCAGCCAGATTCACGTCAGCGAATTGTCAACAAGAT AATGGATACGTTGAAGAAGCATCTTCCCTTCTCTGGTCAAGAAGGATTGCATGAACTCAAGAAAATCGCTGTAAGGTTTGAGGAAAAGATTTATACTGCTGCCACAAGCCAG TCAGATTATCTAcggaaaatttctttaaaaatgctCTCAATGGAGACTAAGTCTCAGAACACAATGGCCAGTCCTTTGCCATCCAAGCCAGATCCAG GATCTCTTGGCATGCAGTCTCACGTTCACAATCAGGCACAATCTCTTCCTATGCAAATGGTAGCTAACCCGTCTCAACCTCGCCAACAACTTTTATCACAGAACATTCAAAACTCTGCTGGAGGACAAAGTTCTGCTGGCTTATCATCTGCTCTTCCGCCTGCATCTAGCTTGGCCCAGCCTTCTGTTCCAAGTGTCGTCAGCCAAAAtccaaacatgcaaaatatgccTGCCACTTCACAGAATGCGGTAGGGAATACCATGGGCCAAAGTGTACCTTCGAATATGTTTGCGAGGCAAATGCCAGGAAGGCAACAAGTGCTTCCCCAgcaacaacagcagcagcagcagtccCAAAATCAGTCTCAGTATATATACCAGCAGCAGCTACACAATCCACTATTGAAGCAGAAATTTTCACAGGCAAATATCCCACAAACAATGATACAAGCCCATatccagcagcagcagcagcagcaacaacagcaGAATCTATTACAGCCAACTCAGTTGCAATCTTCTCAGCAAACTGTTATGCAAACATCATCTGCAATGCAATCATCTCTTTCTAGTCTTCAGCCAAATCAGCAGCCAACAAAATCCATGCTTCAGCAACATCAGCAATCAATTCTCAGGCAACCGCAACAACCTCAACAATCTTCTGTTGTTCACCAACAACAAACATCAATGGCACAGCAGGCAATATTACCCccacagcagcagcagcagcagcttaTGGGTCAACAGCCAAATGCTACAAACATGCAACAGAATCACTTAATTGGGCAACAAAACAATGTTGGGGACATGCAGCAGCAACAGAGGTTGCAGGGCCAGCAGAATAATCTTTCAAACCTGCAAcaccagcagcagcagcagcagcaacagcagcagcagcagcagcaacaacaacaacagtttATGGCTCAGCAAAGCAACCTATCAAATATGCATCAGCAACAGTTGGGCCCTCAAAGTAGTGTAACTGGATTGCAGCAACAGCAGCAGCTGCTTGGTAGCCAGACTGGGAACTCAAGCATGCAAACTAATCAGCACTCAGTGCACATGCTGCAACAATCGAAGGCTCCAGGGCAGCAACAACCTCAGCAGAGTGCATCTACTCTGTTACCAACTCAGGGACAGCAGTCACAACCACAACAATCACAGCAGCAATTATTGTCGCAGATTCAATCACAGGCCCCACAAATGCAGCAGCAGTTAGGTTTGCAGCAGCAGCCAAATCCACTACAACGAGACATGCCACAGAGGCTTCAGCCATCAGGTCAAGGTCCAGGATCCTTGCTTCAACAGCAGAATGTAATTGATCAGCAAAAGCAGTTATATCAATCACAAAGAGCTCTTCCAGAGACGTCATCAA CGTCTCTAGATTCAACGGCCCAGACAGGACATGCAAGTGGGGGTGATTGGAAAGAGGAAGTCTATCAAAAG ATCAAGAGCTTGAAGGACTTGTATTTTGCTGATATGAATGAAATGTCCCAGAAAATTGCTCTTAAATTGCAGCAG CATGATTCCCTTCAACAACCCAAAACAGAGCAGCTTGAGAAGCTAAGATTATTTAAGGCTATGTTGGACAAAAGTATGGCATTTTTACAGCTTAACAAAAATAGCATTTTAATAGGTCACAAGGATAAATTGCCTTTGTATGAGAAGCAGATAGTAAGTTTTGTCAGTTCAAATAGGCCCAGGAAACCTGCTTCTTCATTGCAGCAAGGACAGCTCCCACCACCTCATATACAGTCCATGCTGCAGCCACAATCTCAAATTAACCAAGTTCAAGCCCATGAAAACCAAATTAACCCTCAGTTGCCATCAATGAATGTGCAAAGTTCTGTTTCAACAATGCAGCAGAATAACATTTCGAGTCTACAGCAGAATTCTGTGTCTTCTTTATCCGGGGTTTCATCAACACAGCAAACTATGATTAATTCACTGCAGTCAAACTCCAATCTGGATTCAGGACAAGGAAATTCACTGAACTCGATGCAGCAGGTTGGCATGGGATCTATGCAACAAGCTCCTGCAAGTGCTCCTCAACAGGCAAACATTAATGTCTTGTCATCACAGAATGGAGTTAATGTGCTTCAACCAAACATGAATTCCCTCCAATCCACTTCTGGTATACTTCAACACCAGCAGCTGAAACAACAGCAGGAAATCTTGCAGTCACAGCAGCAGCTCAAACAACAGTTTCAACACCGACAAATGCAGAATCAGATATTGCAGCAGAAGCAACAACAACTActtcagcagcagcagcagcagcagcagcagcaacagcagcagcaacaacagcagcagcaacagcaaCAGCAATTACAGCAGCAAACAAAGCAGCAGCTGACTGGACAGCTGCCACCACACCAGCAGCAAATGCCTCAGCTTCATCAAGTTAATGATGACTTGAAGATGAGACAGAGTCTGGGTGTTAAGTCGGGGGTCTTTCCACAACATGTCTCATCTGGTCAGCGTCCTTCTTATCCTCATCAACCATTGAAATCAGGATCTCCATTTCCTATCCCTTCAAATCAACTCCTTCAGGCTGCATCTCCTCAAATACTACAGCATTCTTCTCCACAGGTTGACCAGCAAAACCTGCTCACATCTCTCACAAAAGCAGGAACTCCTTTGCAATCTGCTAACTCACCCTTTGTTGTCCCATCACCTTCAACTCCCTTGGCACCATCCCCTATGCCTGACCCTGAAAAACCCATGTCAGGTGTTTCCTCACTTTCAAATACTGGAAATATTGGACAGCAACAAACTGCAAATGTTGGTGTAACAGCCTCCTCTATTGCCATTGGCACTCCTGGAATATCAGCTTCCCCTCTGCTAGCGGAGTATAGTGGTCCAGATGGCACTCATGGTAATACTTTAGCATCTGTTTCTGGCAAGTCAACCATTACAGAGCAGCCTCTCGAACGTTTGATCAAAGCG GTAAAATCGATGTCACAAAAGGCATTATGTGCCTCTGTCAGCGACATTGGCTCAGTTGTATGTATGACTGATAGGATAGCAGGATCAGCACCGGGTAATGGATCTAGAGCTGCAGTTGGTGAAGATTTGGTTGCCTTGACATTGTGTCGTCTGCAAGCAAGAAATTTTATCACTCAGGATGCAACAAATGGGACAAGGAAAATGAGGCGCTATACGAGTGCCATGCCCTTAAATGTCGTGTCATCGGCTGGTAGCATAAATGATAGTTTTAAGCAGTTGAATGGTTCAGAAACATCTGACCTGGAGTCTACAGCAACATCTGGTGTCAAGAGGCCGAGGATTGAG GCTAATCATGCCCTTTTAGAAGAAATAAGGGAAATAAATCAGCGACTCATTGACACGGTTGTTGATATTAGTGATGAAGATGTTGATCCAAGTGCTgctgctgctggtgctgttgaAGGGGGTGAAGGAACCATTGTCAAGTGCTCTTTCAGTGCCGTGGCTCTTAGTCCCAACTTGAAATCTCAGTATGCGTCAGCTCAAATG TCACCAATTCAACCTTTAAGATTGCTTGTTCCCACAAATTATCCCAACTGCTCCCCAATACTCTTGGACAAATTTCCTGTTGAAGTCAG CAAGGAATATGAAGATATTTCAGTAAAAGCCAAGTCAAGGTTTAGCATATCTCTACGGAGCCTGTCGCAGCCAATGTCGCTGGGTGAGATAGCAAGGACTTGGGATGTTTGTGCTCGAGCTGTTATTTCCGAGCATGCGCAGCAGAGTGGTGGAGGCAGCTTCAGCTCAAAATATGGAACTTGGGAGAACTGTTTGAGCGCTGCTTAA
- the LOC132799250 gene encoding mediator of RNA polymerase II transcription subunit 15a-like isoform X2, whose protein sequence is MDNNNWRPIQGGEPTMETSDWRTQLQPDSRQRIVNKIMDTLKKHLPFSGQEGLHELKKIAVRFEEKIYTAATSQSDYLRKISLKMLSMETKSQNTMASPLPSKPDPGSLGMQSHVHNQAQSLPMQMVANPSQPRQQLLSQNIQNSAGGQSSAGLSSALPPASSLAQPSVPSVVSQNPNMQNMPATSQNAVGNTMGQSVPSNMFARQMPGRQQVLPQQQQQQQQSQNQSQYIYQQQLHNPLLKQKFSQANIPQTMIQAHIQQQQQQQQQQNLLQPTQLQSSQQTVMQTSSAMQSSLSSLQPNQQPTKSMLQQHQQSILRQPQQPQQSSVVHQQQTSMAQQAILPPQQQQQQLMGQQPNATNMQQNHLIGQQNNVGDMQQQQRLQGQQNNLSNLQHQQQQQQQQQQQQQQQQQQFMAQQSNLSNMHQQQLGPQSSVTGLQQQQQLLGSQTGNSSMQTNQHSVHMLQQSKAPGQQQPQQSASTLLPTQGQQSQPQQSQQQLLSQIQSQAPQMQQQLGLQQQPNPLQRDMPQRLQPSGQGPGSLLQQQNVIDQQKQLYQSQRALPETSSNSTAQTGHASGGDWKEEVYQKIKSLKDLYFADMNEMSQKIALKLQQHDSLQQPKTEQLEKLRLFKAMLDKSMAFLQLNKNSILIGHKDKLPLYEKQIVSFVSSNRPRKPASSLQQGQLPPPHIQSMLQPQSQINQVQAHENQINPQLPSMNVQSSVSTMQQNNISSLQQNSVSSLSGVSSTQQTMINSLQSNSNLDSGQGNSLNSMQQVGMGSMQQAPASAPQQANINVLSSQNGVNVLQPNMNSLQSTSGILQHQQLKQQQEILQSQQQLKQQFQHRQMQNQILQQKQQQLLQQQQQQQQQQQQQQQQQQQQQQQLQQQTKQQLTGQLPPHQQQMPQLHQVNDDLKMRQSLGVKSGVFPQHVSSGQRPSYPHQPLKSGSPFPIPSNQLLQAASPQILQHSSPQVDQQNLLTSLTKAGTPLQSANSPFVVPSPSTPLAPSPMPDPEKPMSGVSSLSNTGNIGQQQTANVGVTASSIAIGTPGISASPLLAEYSGPDGTHGNTLASVSGKSTITEQPLERLIKAVKSMSQKALCASVSDIGSVVCMTDRIAGSAPGNGSRAAVGEDLVALTLCRLQARNFITQDATNGTRKMRRYTSAMPLNVVSSAGSINDSFKQLNGSETSDLESTATSGVKRPRIEANHALLEEIREINQRLIDTVVDISDEDVDPSAAAAGAVEGGEGTIVKCSFSAVALSPNLKSQYASAQMSPIQPLRLLVPTNYPNCSPILLDKFPVEVSKEYEDISVKAKSRFSISLRSLSQPMSLGEIARTWDVCARAVISEHAQQSGGGSFSSKYGTWENCLSAA, encoded by the exons ATGGACAATAATAATTGGAGACCTATTCAAGGTGGAGAACCCACAATGGAAACAAGTGACTGGAGGACTCAGTTGCAGCCAGATTCACGTCAGCGAATTGTCAACAAGAT AATGGATACGTTGAAGAAGCATCTTCCCTTCTCTGGTCAAGAAGGATTGCATGAACTCAAGAAAATCGCTGTAAGGTTTGAGGAAAAGATTTATACTGCTGCCACAAGCCAG TCAGATTATCTAcggaaaatttctttaaaaatgctCTCAATGGAGACTAAGTCTCAGAACACAATGGCCAGTCCTTTGCCATCCAAGCCAGATCCAG GATCTCTTGGCATGCAGTCTCACGTTCACAATCAGGCACAATCTCTTCCTATGCAAATGGTAGCTAACCCGTCTCAACCTCGCCAACAACTTTTATCACAGAACATTCAAAACTCTGCTGGAGGACAAAGTTCTGCTGGCTTATCATCTGCTCTTCCGCCTGCATCTAGCTTGGCCCAGCCTTCTGTTCCAAGTGTCGTCAGCCAAAAtccaaacatgcaaaatatgccTGCCACTTCACAGAATGCGGTAGGGAATACCATGGGCCAAAGTGTACCTTCGAATATGTTTGCGAGGCAAATGCCAGGAAGGCAACAAGTGCTTCCCCAgcaacaacagcagcagcagcagtccCAAAATCAGTCTCAGTATATATACCAGCAGCAGCTACACAATCCACTATTGAAGCAGAAATTTTCACAGGCAAATATCCCACAAACAATGATACAAGCCCATatccagcagcagcagcagcagcaacaacagcaGAATCTATTACAGCCAACTCAGTTGCAATCTTCTCAGCAAACTGTTATGCAAACATCATCTGCAATGCAATCATCTCTTTCTAGTCTTCAGCCAAATCAGCAGCCAACAAAATCCATGCTTCAGCAACATCAGCAATCAATTCTCAGGCAACCGCAACAACCTCAACAATCTTCTGTTGTTCACCAACAACAAACATCAATGGCACAGCAGGCAATATTACCCccacagcagcagcagcagcagcttaTGGGTCAACAGCCAAATGCTACAAACATGCAACAGAATCACTTAATTGGGCAACAAAACAATGTTGGGGACATGCAGCAGCAACAGAGGTTGCAGGGCCAGCAGAATAATCTTTCAAACCTGCAAcaccagcagcagcagcagcagcaacagcagcagcagcagcagcaacaacaacaacagtttATGGCTCAGCAAAGCAACCTATCAAATATGCATCAGCAACAGTTGGGCCCTCAAAGTAGTGTAACTGGATTGCAGCAACAGCAGCAGCTGCTTGGTAGCCAGACTGGGAACTCAAGCATGCAAACTAATCAGCACTCAGTGCACATGCTGCAACAATCGAAGGCTCCAGGGCAGCAACAACCTCAGCAGAGTGCATCTACTCTGTTACCAACTCAGGGACAGCAGTCACAACCACAACAATCACAGCAGCAATTATTGTCGCAGATTCAATCACAGGCCCCACAAATGCAGCAGCAGTTAGGTTTGCAGCAGCAGCCAAATCCACTACAACGAGACATGCCACAGAGGCTTCAGCCATCAGGTCAAGGTCCAGGATCCTTGCTTCAACAGCAGAATGTAATTGATCAGCAAAAGCAGTTATATCAATCACAAAGAGCTCTTCCAGAGACGTCATCAA ATTCAACGGCCCAGACAGGACATGCAAGTGGGGGTGATTGGAAAGAGGAAGTCTATCAAAAG ATCAAGAGCTTGAAGGACTTGTATTTTGCTGATATGAATGAAATGTCCCAGAAAATTGCTCTTAAATTGCAGCAG CATGATTCCCTTCAACAACCCAAAACAGAGCAGCTTGAGAAGCTAAGATTATTTAAGGCTATGTTGGACAAAAGTATGGCATTTTTACAGCTTAACAAAAATAGCATTTTAATAGGTCACAAGGATAAATTGCCTTTGTATGAGAAGCAGATAGTAAGTTTTGTCAGTTCAAATAGGCCCAGGAAACCTGCTTCTTCATTGCAGCAAGGACAGCTCCCACCACCTCATATACAGTCCATGCTGCAGCCACAATCTCAAATTAACCAAGTTCAAGCCCATGAAAACCAAATTAACCCTCAGTTGCCATCAATGAATGTGCAAAGTTCTGTTTCAACAATGCAGCAGAATAACATTTCGAGTCTACAGCAGAATTCTGTGTCTTCTTTATCCGGGGTTTCATCAACACAGCAAACTATGATTAATTCACTGCAGTCAAACTCCAATCTGGATTCAGGACAAGGAAATTCACTGAACTCGATGCAGCAGGTTGGCATGGGATCTATGCAACAAGCTCCTGCAAGTGCTCCTCAACAGGCAAACATTAATGTCTTGTCATCACAGAATGGAGTTAATGTGCTTCAACCAAACATGAATTCCCTCCAATCCACTTCTGGTATACTTCAACACCAGCAGCTGAAACAACAGCAGGAAATCTTGCAGTCACAGCAGCAGCTCAAACAACAGTTTCAACACCGACAAATGCAGAATCAGATATTGCAGCAGAAGCAACAACAACTActtcagcagcagcagcagcagcagcagcagcaacagcagcagcaacaacagcagcagcaacagcaaCAGCAATTACAGCAGCAAACAAAGCAGCAGCTGACTGGACAGCTGCCACCACACCAGCAGCAAATGCCTCAGCTTCATCAAGTTAATGATGACTTGAAGATGAGACAGAGTCTGGGTGTTAAGTCGGGGGTCTTTCCACAACATGTCTCATCTGGTCAGCGTCCTTCTTATCCTCATCAACCATTGAAATCAGGATCTCCATTTCCTATCCCTTCAAATCAACTCCTTCAGGCTGCATCTCCTCAAATACTACAGCATTCTTCTCCACAGGTTGACCAGCAAAACCTGCTCACATCTCTCACAAAAGCAGGAACTCCTTTGCAATCTGCTAACTCACCCTTTGTTGTCCCATCACCTTCAACTCCCTTGGCACCATCCCCTATGCCTGACCCTGAAAAACCCATGTCAGGTGTTTCCTCACTTTCAAATACTGGAAATATTGGACAGCAACAAACTGCAAATGTTGGTGTAACAGCCTCCTCTATTGCCATTGGCACTCCTGGAATATCAGCTTCCCCTCTGCTAGCGGAGTATAGTGGTCCAGATGGCACTCATGGTAATACTTTAGCATCTGTTTCTGGCAAGTCAACCATTACAGAGCAGCCTCTCGAACGTTTGATCAAAGCG GTAAAATCGATGTCACAAAAGGCATTATGTGCCTCTGTCAGCGACATTGGCTCAGTTGTATGTATGACTGATAGGATAGCAGGATCAGCACCGGGTAATGGATCTAGAGCTGCAGTTGGTGAAGATTTGGTTGCCTTGACATTGTGTCGTCTGCAAGCAAGAAATTTTATCACTCAGGATGCAACAAATGGGACAAGGAAAATGAGGCGCTATACGAGTGCCATGCCCTTAAATGTCGTGTCATCGGCTGGTAGCATAAATGATAGTTTTAAGCAGTTGAATGGTTCAGAAACATCTGACCTGGAGTCTACAGCAACATCTGGTGTCAAGAGGCCGAGGATTGAG GCTAATCATGCCCTTTTAGAAGAAATAAGGGAAATAAATCAGCGACTCATTGACACGGTTGTTGATATTAGTGATGAAGATGTTGATCCAAGTGCTgctgctgctggtgctgttgaAGGGGGTGAAGGAACCATTGTCAAGTGCTCTTTCAGTGCCGTGGCTCTTAGTCCCAACTTGAAATCTCAGTATGCGTCAGCTCAAATG TCACCAATTCAACCTTTAAGATTGCTTGTTCCCACAAATTATCCCAACTGCTCCCCAATACTCTTGGACAAATTTCCTGTTGAAGTCAG CAAGGAATATGAAGATATTTCAGTAAAAGCCAAGTCAAGGTTTAGCATATCTCTACGGAGCCTGTCGCAGCCAATGTCGCTGGGTGAGATAGCAAGGACTTGGGATGTTTGTGCTCGAGCTGTTATTTCCGAGCATGCGCAGCAGAGTGGTGGAGGCAGCTTCAGCTCAAAATATGGAACTTGGGAGAACTGTTTGAGCGCTGCTTAA
- the LOC132799231 gene encoding uncharacterized protein LOC132799231: protein MDNNNWRPIQGGEPTMETSDWRTQCLLDSRLRIVNKIMDTLKKHLPFSGQEGLHELKKIAVRFEEKIYTAATSQSDYLQKISIKMLLMETKSQNTMASSLLSNTVGTSNRPPDPDNNNWRPIQSGEPTMDTSDWRSQLQPDSRQKIINKIMDTLKKNLPYSGQEGLHELKKIAVRFEEKIYNAAISQSDYLRKISLKMLSMETTCPNTMADSLPSHTVGTSSKTPDPGNVFKRSLRVRRKKNALKRVKKKQGSKRV from the exons ATGGACAATAATAATTGGAGACCTATTCAAGGTGGAGAACCCACAATGGAAACAAGTGACTGGAGGACTCAGTGTCTGCTCGATTCACGTCTGCGAATTGTCAACAAGAT AATGGATACGTTGAAGAAGCATCTTCCCTTCTCTGGTCAAGAAGGATTGCATGAACTCAAGAAAATCGCTGTAAGGTTTGAGGAAAAGATTTATACTGCTGCCACAAGCCAG TCAGATTATCTACAGAAAATTTCTATAAAGATGCTCTTAATGGAGACTAAGTCTCAGAACACAATGGCCAGTTCTTTGCTGTCCAACACTGTTGGCACTAGCAACAGACCCCCAGATCCAG ACAACAATAATTGGAGGCCTATTCAAAGCGGAGAACCAACAATGGACACAAGTGATTGGAGGTCTCAGTTGCAGCCAGATTCACGTCAAAAAATTATCAACAAGAT AATGGATACGTTGAAGAAAAATCTTCCCTACTCTGGTCAAGAAGGATTGCATGAACTGAAGAAAATCGCTGTCAGGTTTGAGGAAAAGATATATAATGCTGCCATAAGCCAG TCAGATTATTTACGGAAAATTTCATTGAAGATGCTTTCAATGGAGACTACATGTCCAAACACAATGGCCGATTCTTTGCCTTCCCACACTGTTGGCACCAGCAGCAAGACCCCAGATCCAG GCAATGTTTTCAAACGCTCTCTTAGAGTGCGGCGCAAGAAAAATGCACTGAAGCGTGTTAAAAAAAAGCAGGGATCCAAAAGGGTCTAG